In Sphingobacterium zeae, one genomic interval encodes:
- the rlmF gene encoding 23S rRNA (adenine(1618)-N(6))-methyltransferase RlmF encodes MADANPKKKLHPRNRHLDNYNFEELSKVEPSLKEFVIENAYNVKSIDFNNSDAVKTLNKALLKKYYHIQHWDIPKENLCPPIPGRADYIHYIADVLARDNNNEIPKGGSIHILDIGVGANCIYPIIGHQEYGWSFVGSEIIKSAYKNAIEITRTNMSLKKSIQIRLQNNPKAIFKDIILPGEKYDAVICNPPFFSSQTEALQQSIRKTTGIKDAKIDEKPVTQTFSGQGSELWCDGGEKAFLSRMIFESQFHKDQVKWFTTLVAHREDIRFLQHKLKKINVKETEVIRMEQGNKVSRILLWRF; translated from the coding sequence ATGGCAGACGCTAATCCAAAAAAGAAATTACATCCTAGAAATAGACATCTCGATAACTACAATTTTGAAGAACTGAGCAAAGTAGAACCCTCGCTCAAGGAATTTGTAATAGAAAATGCTTACAATGTAAAATCCATCGATTTTAACAATTCTGATGCCGTGAAGACATTAAACAAGGCGCTTCTAAAGAAATACTATCACATTCAACACTGGGACATTCCCAAAGAGAATCTTTGTCCTCCTATTCCCGGCCGCGCTGATTATATTCATTATATCGCGGATGTGCTTGCGCGCGATAACAACAATGAAATTCCAAAAGGCGGAAGTATCCATATCCTTGATATCGGTGTTGGTGCCAATTGTATTTACCCGATCATCGGCCATCAGGAATATGGCTGGAGCTTTGTAGGTTCCGAAATCATTAAGAGCGCATACAAAAATGCAATCGAGATAACACGAACAAACATGAGCCTGAAAAAGAGCATACAAATACGCTTGCAAAATAATCCAAAGGCCATATTCAAAGATATCATCCTTCCAGGTGAAAAATACGATGCAGTGATCTGTAACCCGCCATTTTTTAGCTCTCAAACCGAGGCTTTACAACAATCCATCCGCAAAACCACCGGTATAAAAGATGCTAAGATAGACGAAAAACCAGTCACACAAACTTTTTCTGGGCAGGGAAGCGAATTATGGTGCGATGGTGGTGAAAAAGCCTTCCTGTCACGCATGATCTTTGAAAGCCAGTTTCACAAAGATCAAGTAAAATGGTTCACGACGTTAGTGGCACATCGTGAAGACATTCGCTTTCTACAACACAAACTAAAGAAAATAAATGTAAAAGAGACGGAGGTGATCCGCATGGAACAAGGCAACAAAGTAAGCCGGATCCTCCTATGGAGATTCTAA
- a CDS encoding ABC transporter ATP-binding protein, producing the protein MIQIEDINKSFGDNHVLKGISANFEPGKVSLIIGGSGSGKSTLLKCIVGLHQPEKGKVIFDGKDFTRMNFEERVPIRKEIGMLFQNSALFDSMTVEQNIMFSLDMFTDMSKAEKLDRANHCLEQVNLEGRNKLFPAELSGGMKKRVGIARAISMNPKYLFCDEPNSGLDPETSIVIDELVLKITQELKCTTVVVTHDMNSVMGIGEYILFLYQGAKFWEGSNKDMMRSDVKELNNFVFASPLMKSAKASMGE; encoded by the coding sequence ATGATTCAAATCGAAGATATTAACAAGTCGTTTGGTGATAATCATGTACTGAAAGGTATCAGTGCGAATTTTGAACCCGGTAAAGTAAGTTTGATAATTGGCGGTTCGGGGTCGGGAAAGAGTACCTTACTGAAGTGTATCGTGGGGTTGCATCAACCGGAAAAAGGAAAGGTCATTTTTGACGGTAAAGATTTTACTCGGATGAATTTTGAAGAGCGTGTTCCCATTCGTAAAGAAATAGGTATGCTTTTTCAGAATTCAGCATTATTTGATTCGATGACTGTCGAACAAAATATTATGTTTTCTTTGGATATGTTTACGGACATGTCGAAAGCGGAGAAATTAGACCGGGCAAATCATTGTCTAGAACAGGTGAATCTGGAGGGGAGGAATAAGCTTTTTCCTGCCGAGCTCTCAGGCGGGATGAAAAAGCGTGTAGGTATTGCACGTGCGATCAGTATGAATCCCAAATACCTTTTTTGTGATGAACCTAATTCGGGGCTGGACCCTGAAACTTCTATTGTTATTGATGAATTGGTTTTGAAGATTACTCAAGAATTAAAATGTACAACAGTTGTTGTTACGCATGATATGAATTCTGTGATGGGAATAGGGGAATATATTTTATTTCTTTACCAAGGCGCGAAATTTTGGGAAGGGTCCAATAAGGATATGATGCGCTCGGATGTGAAAGAATTGAACAACTTTGTCTTTGCAAGTCCATTGATGAAAAGTGCTAAGGCCTCAATGGGGGAATAA
- the ispG gene encoding (E)-4-hydroxy-3-methylbut-2-enyl-diphosphate synthase, with product MDTSNMLTLPGIYCNSKVDYSRWKTREIQIGDTPMGGDNPIRIQSMTTVDTMDTMGSVEQTIRMVEAGCEYVRITAPSIKEAQNLANIKNELRRRGYQVPLVADIHFTPNAAEVAARIVEKVRVNPGNYADKKKFDQLSYTEGEYKLELERIYHKFAPLVNICKENGTAMRIGTNHGSLSDRIMSHYGDTPEGMVESAMEFIRMCEDLNFYNLCISMKSSNPQVMVKAYRLLVEKMVSENMNYPLHLGVTEAGDGEDGRVKSAVGIGTLLEDGLGDTVRVSLTEEPEREAPVAIALVNRYSRRQANLELHPKQEIIQLSTDTPIVPYTSEEVNTFIGGSLVPRIVVDISKENLKDAQILAKVGYRYDILLDKYHMGEQSVDFVYLADSLPSFTMPANLKQIYNYDTWFKLADKTNIHPLFTLEQFVASDHKDAVLNMVKICNSDLLTPLFESLQLDKTVVFIVETDYLHGMADQRQFFRNLQEIGINNPVIIKRSYPKEDFSGPIGEYMNPEEPISKIQLYASTDLGALLIDGLGSGIWIESPATALENIASLSFGILQATRSRISKTEYISCPSCGRTLFDLQETTQMIRSRTNHLKGLKIGIMGCIVNGPGEMADADYGYVGAGPDKVTLYRGQQVVKKNVSSAHALDELIKIIKDDGLWIEELQD from the coding sequence ATGGACACAAGTAATATGTTGACATTGCCTGGAATCTATTGCAATTCCAAGGTAGATTATTCGAGATGGAAAACGAGGGAAATTCAAATCGGTGATACCCCAATGGGTGGCGATAATCCCATTCGTATTCAAAGTATGACAACGGTAGATACCATGGATACGATGGGGTCAGTTGAACAGACCATTCGGATGGTCGAAGCGGGCTGCGAATACGTTCGTATTACCGCTCCCAGTATTAAAGAAGCACAGAATTTAGCCAATATAAAGAATGAACTCCGGCGAAGAGGATATCAAGTTCCTTTAGTTGCTGATATCCATTTTACCCCCAATGCTGCTGAGGTAGCCGCCCGTATCGTAGAGAAAGTAAGGGTCAACCCCGGAAACTATGCAGACAAGAAAAAATTCGATCAGCTGTCGTATACAGAGGGTGAATATAAACTCGAATTGGAGCGCATCTATCACAAATTTGCTCCACTTGTCAATATTTGTAAAGAAAATGGTACCGCCATGCGCATTGGCACAAACCATGGCTCCTTATCCGACAGAATTATGAGCCATTATGGTGATACGCCTGAAGGGATGGTTGAATCGGCCATGGAGTTTATCCGGATGTGCGAAGACCTGAATTTTTATAATCTCTGTATCTCCATGAAATCATCCAATCCGCAGGTCATGGTAAAGGCCTACCGTTTGTTGGTCGAAAAAATGGTTTCCGAAAACATGAACTACCCGCTACATCTTGGAGTAACCGAAGCCGGAGACGGAGAAGATGGTCGTGTAAAATCTGCCGTCGGCATTGGAACACTGTTGGAGGATGGACTGGGAGATACGGTACGTGTGTCGTTAACCGAAGAGCCCGAACGTGAAGCCCCTGTTGCAATAGCCCTTGTCAATCGATATAGCAGACGGCAGGCAAACCTCGAGCTCCATCCCAAACAAGAAATTATTCAACTGTCCACAGACACACCCATTGTCCCTTATACCAGCGAAGAAGTAAATACATTCATCGGGGGGTCTTTAGTTCCCAGGATTGTCGTTGATATCTCAAAAGAAAATTTGAAAGACGCCCAGATACTTGCCAAAGTTGGCTATCGCTATGATATCCTATTGGATAAATATCACATGGGCGAGCAGTCTGTAGACTTTGTTTATCTCGCTGATAGTTTGCCGTCTTTCACCATGCCGGCCAACCTGAAACAGATTTATAACTACGACACTTGGTTCAAACTTGCTGATAAGACCAACATACATCCCCTCTTTACCTTAGAACAATTCGTAGCATCGGATCATAAAGATGCGGTGTTGAATATGGTCAAAATCTGCAATTCAGATTTGTTGACCCCACTGTTTGAATCTTTACAGCTTGACAAAACGGTTGTATTTATAGTAGAAACCGATTACTTGCACGGCATGGCAGATCAAAGACAATTTTTCCGTAATTTGCAGGAAATAGGCATCAACAATCCTGTCATTATTAAACGCTCCTATCCAAAAGAAGATTTCTCAGGCCCTATTGGAGAATATATGAATCCCGAAGAACCTATTTCCAAAATACAGCTTTATGCATCGACAGATCTAGGCGCGCTATTGATCGATGGCTTAGGATCGGGAATCTGGATTGAATCTCCTGCGACAGCATTGGAAAACATAGCCTCATTATCTTTCGGAATATTGCAGGCAACGCGATCCAGAATATCCAAAACAGAATATATATCCTGCCCAAGTTGCGGCAGAACCTTGTTTGATCTACAAGAAACTACCCAGATGATTCGAAGCCGCACGAACCATTTAAAAGGCTTAAAAATTGGTATCATGGGCTGCATTGTTAATGGCCCTGGTGAAATGGCTGATGCAGACTACGGCTATGTTGGAGCGGGACCTGATAAAGTTACTTTGTATAGAGGGCAGCAGGTTGTCAAGAAAAATGTGAGTTCTGCACATGCCTTGGACGAATTGATCAAGATCATTAAAGATGATGGCCTTTGGATCGAAGAATTACAAGACTAA
- a CDS encoding amino acid permease, with amino-acid sequence MSHRLFRKKSVDQILHDTQKEEGTGLAKVLGVTDLVSLGIAAIVGAGIFSTIGLASYEGGPAVSLLFVFTAFACVFTALAYAQFASTVPVSGSAYTYAYVAFGELFAWIIGWALVLEYAVSNTVIAISWSQYFVSMLEGFGVHIPPWLSMAPGYAYDAVDKMNQHGAAALTAIDQHGLDAFNSAPRIGGLPIIFDLPAGVITFLVTWLVYIGIKESQKASMIMVMIKVAIILAVIFGGIFFIKPENWTPFAPNGLKGVLGSVAAVFFAFIGFDSISTTAEECKNPQRDLPKAMIYCLLICTVLYVAITLVLTGMVNYTELNVKDPLAFVFKYVGFDHMAGIISVTSVIAITSALLVYQLAQPRIWMTMSRDGLLWKKFATIHPKYKTPSFATVVTGLVVAIPSLFFKMDFFVDLTSVGTFFAFILVCAGVLYMDYSGLSAKSKFKVPYINGKYVVGGGLLIAIVLIFIYGQGTVQEWKSLSALEIIEHKMLVIIFWLIWLGLSVYSFKMNFSLLPVVGILINLYLMTELGASNWIIFVIWLVVGLAVYFMYGYKHSKLNKLTRV; translated from the coding sequence ATGTCACATAGACTTTTTCGGAAGAAAAGTGTTGATCAGATTCTCCATGACACTCAAAAAGAAGAGGGAACAGGCCTTGCAAAGGTATTGGGTGTAACAGATCTGGTCTCTTTGGGTATCGCCGCCATTGTTGGAGCTGGAATCTTCAGCACAATTGGATTGGCCAGTTATGAAGGTGGACCTGCAGTATCACTTCTCTTTGTTTTTACAGCTTTTGCCTGTGTTTTTACGGCATTGGCTTATGCGCAATTTGCCAGTACAGTTCCTGTTTCGGGCTCGGCGTATACCTATGCTTATGTGGCATTTGGTGAATTGTTTGCCTGGATCATCGGTTGGGCATTGGTTTTAGAGTATGCTGTTTCGAATACGGTGATTGCGATTTCGTGGTCGCAATATTTTGTCTCTATGCTGGAGGGCTTTGGTGTTCACATACCGCCTTGGTTATCCATGGCTCCAGGCTATGCTTACGATGCTGTAGACAAGATGAACCAGCATGGTGCGGCTGCTTTAACTGCAATCGATCAGCATGGGTTAGATGCTTTTAACAGTGCTCCGCGAATAGGAGGGCTACCTATTATTTTCGATTTACCAGCGGGGGTCATTACATTTTTGGTCACATGGTTGGTTTATATCGGTATAAAGGAATCTCAAAAAGCGAGTATGATCATGGTGATGATCAAAGTTGCTATTATTCTGGCGGTAATATTCGGTGGAATATTCTTCATAAAGCCCGAAAATTGGACTCCCTTTGCACCTAATGGCCTCAAAGGTGTACTCGGAAGTGTTGCCGCGGTTTTCTTTGCTTTTATCGGATTTGATTCGATATCGACGACTGCCGAAGAGTGTAAAAATCCCCAGCGCGACCTGCCTAAAGCCATGATTTATTGTTTATTGATTTGTACAGTACTCTATGTAGCCATAACTTTGGTATTGACAGGAATGGTCAATTATACAGAATTGAATGTAAAGGATCCGTTGGCTTTTGTCTTTAAGTACGTTGGCTTTGATCATATGGCGGGAATTATATCGGTGACTTCTGTAATTGCCATCACTAGTGCCTTATTGGTATATCAACTGGCTCAACCAAGAATCTGGATGACCATGAGCAGGGATGGTCTGTTGTGGAAGAAATTTGCAACAATCCATCCCAAATATAAAACGCCTTCTTTCGCTACGGTCGTCACGGGATTGGTGGTAGCCATCCCGTCGTTATTTTTTAAAATGGACTTCTTTGTGGATTTGACGAGCGTGGGCACCTTTTTTGCCTTTATCCTTGTTTGTGCAGGTGTATTGTATATGGACTATTCCGGCTTGTCTGCAAAGTCGAAATTTAAGGTTCCGTATATCAACGGTAAATATGTAGTTGGTGGGGGACTGTTGATTGCTATTGTGCTCATTTTTATCTACGGCCAGGGAACGGTGCAGGAATGGAAATCGCTGTCGGCACTTGAAATTATAGAACATAAAATGCTCGTCATTATATTTTGGCTGATTTGGCTCGGGCTAAGTGTTTACAGTTTCAAAATGAATTTTTCTTTATTGCCTGTTGTTGGCATCTTGATCAACCTGTATTTAATGACTGAATTGGGGGCCAGTAACTGGATTATATTTGTGATCTGGCTCGTGGTCGGCTTGGCTGTGTATTTTATGTATGGCTATAAACATTCTAAGTTAAACAAGTTGACGCGAGTATAA
- a CDS encoding MlaE family ABC transporter permease, with product MIFHHIGAYLILLKSVFKRPEKGRIYWKETVLAMTDIGIGSLGLIVIISTFIGAVMTMQIAFQMVSDLIPNSIIGSINRDSNILELGPTISGLVLMGKIGSSISSQIGSMRVTEQIDALEIMGINAPGYLILPKILAGVTMIPMLVIISIVCALVGGLLGGSLSGAVTQADYILGIQDGFNGFTVTVALVKAVVFGFIITSISAYKGYHVKGGALEVGQASTEAVVVGCITILAADYVITALML from the coding sequence ATGATCTTTCATCACATTGGTGCATATCTCATACTCCTCAAATCAGTATTTAAAAGACCGGAGAAAGGCCGGATTTATTGGAAGGAGACTGTATTGGCAATGACCGATATTGGTATCGGCTCGCTCGGCCTTATCGTCATTATCTCCACGTTTATTGGTGCTGTTATGACCATGCAAATAGCCTTTCAAATGGTTTCGGACTTGATACCTAATTCGATTATAGGCTCTATCAATCGGGATTCGAATATCTTGGAATTGGGGCCAACAATCTCTGGCTTGGTTTTAATGGGAAAAATTGGTTCGTCTATATCTTCACAGATTGGATCTATGCGTGTCACTGAGCAGATTGATGCCTTGGAAATTATGGGGATCAATGCTCCTGGCTATTTAATTTTGCCTAAAATTTTGGCTGGTGTCACCATGATTCCGATGTTAGTGATTATTTCCATCGTGTGCGCCTTGGTGGGCGGCTTGTTGGGGGGATCCCTTTCGGGAGCTGTTACGCAGGCAGATTATATTTTGGGGATTCAAGATGGCTTTAATGGTTTTACCGTAACGGTGGCACTAGTAAAAGCGGTGGTCTTTGGATTTATTATTACATCGATATCTGCTTACAAAGGATATCATGTGAAGGGCGGGGCTTTGGAAGTTGGGCAGGCGAGCACGGAAGCTGTTGTGGTAGGCTGTATTACCATTCTAGCGGCGGATTATGTAATTACGGCACTAATGCTTTAA
- a CDS encoding LiaI-LiaF-like domain-containing protein, protein MNTRRITTGITILFIGVVLLLSQLDTISFNWAGIFRYWPLFIVLAGIRMLVPRDQQIGQFVAIGSTVVILGFLTYIGLSTPKEPLLTQLLKSKTLGVKYNDDPNDKTNYTTEKLNVPLHDKIHSATLNLDLGATSLRNDSSTTSQIFSAYNTSKEYLLGVTVHGESTEKIDINLKGKFQNKDFNSKNNNTFIALNPNIVWNLNFDVGAIDAKLDLSPYKIEALDIDAGATSLKLKLGQPLATTKISMDAGASSIEIMIPKNAACRITSDNALSSTDYEGDFLKSEGEAKSINYDTATQKFDFDINGGIASIKIRRY, encoded by the coding sequence ATGAATACACGAAGAATAACAACTGGTATCACCATTCTCTTTATAGGCGTTGTCTTATTATTGTCACAGCTTGACACAATTTCATTCAATTGGGCAGGTATTTTTAGATATTGGCCGCTATTTATCGTTCTTGCAGGAATTCGTATGCTAGTACCCAGAGATCAACAGATTGGACAATTTGTTGCCATTGGCTCTACCGTGGTCATTTTAGGGTTTCTGACATACATCGGCCTATCTACCCCCAAAGAACCACTTTTAACACAGCTATTAAAAAGTAAAACACTTGGCGTCAAATATAATGATGATCCAAATGATAAAACGAACTATACGACAGAAAAGCTAAACGTACCACTGCACGATAAAATCCATAGCGCTACCTTGAATCTTGATCTAGGCGCCACCTCATTAAGAAATGATAGCAGCACGACGTCACAGATCTTCTCGGCATATAATACCTCAAAAGAATATTTACTAGGCGTAACCGTACATGGAGAGTCTACCGAAAAAATTGACATCAACTTAAAAGGGAAATTCCAAAACAAGGATTTCAATAGCAAAAATAATAATACTTTTATTGCTTTAAACCCTAACATCGTATGGAACCTGAATTTTGATGTGGGCGCTATTGATGCCAAGCTGGATCTTTCGCCCTATAAAATAGAGGCATTAGATATCGATGCCGGTGCAACAAGTTTAAAACTAAAATTGGGTCAGCCACTGGCTACAACAAAAATTTCGATGGACGCCGGAGCGTCCTCAATCGAAATCATGATCCCAAAAAACGCGGCCTGCCGTATTACAAGCGATAATGCGTTATCGTCTACAGATTATGAGGGTGATTTCCTCAAAAGCGAAGGAGAAGCAAAATCGATAAATTACGACACAGCTACTCAAAAATTCGATTTTGACATCAACGGTGGTATTGCATCAATAAAAATTAGAAGATATTAA
- a CDS encoding T9SS type A sorting domain-containing protein, which translates to MGRNLLKAAFLTLLSALTWCSEGARVYAKSPYDHTFSQHIWDGIESFGSDKSIKETEKLINNVKVFYNPIAEQINLSFKLAKSSGVSIKVMDALGNEILQLMNGNLDSGIQNLSFEHGGKLTTGFYFVRVVAGSETVVKRFSIR; encoded by the coding sequence ATGGGGAGAAATCTACTTAAAGCAGCTTTTTTAACACTATTATCCGCACTGACATGGTGCAGTGAAGGGGCGCGGGTGTATGCAAAGTCTCCTTATGACCATACTTTTTCGCAACACATTTGGGACGGCATTGAGTCATTCGGAAGTGACAAATCGATCAAAGAGACCGAGAAACTGATCAATAATGTTAAGGTATTCTATAATCCGATTGCAGAACAAATAAACCTTTCTTTTAAATTGGCAAAATCTTCGGGTGTTTCTATCAAAGTTATGGACGCATTAGGCAATGAGATTCTTCAATTAATGAATGGTAATCTGGATTCAGGAATTCAAAATCTTTCTTTTGAACATGGTGGAAAATTAACCACAGGATTTTACTTCGTAAGGGTAGTGGCTGGTTCTGAAACTGTTGTTAAAAGATTTTCTATCCGATAG
- a CDS encoding KUP/HAK/KT family potassium transporter, whose protein sequence is MADNSHHSSINKVSFAGLLISLGIVFGDIGTSPLYVFKAIMGQGAIQKDLVLGGLSCVFWTLTLQTTVKYVWITLRADNKGEGGILSLYSLVRRRAPWLIFPAMIGAATLLADGMITPAITISSAIEGLDIKFPGLPTVPIVVTIISLLFIIQRFGTSVVGKVFGPLMTIWFSIIGVLGLSHLHLAPEVMKAINPYYAFHILITYPHSLLLIGAVFLCTTGAEALYSDMGHCGKNNIRISWIYVKITLILNYFGQGAWLLTQEGRVLGGANPFYSIMPDWFIGYGIAIATIAAVIASQAMISGSYTLISEAVRLNIWPKVAIRYPSEHKGQLYVPSINLILWIGCMIVIWVFEESSRMDAAYGLAINLTVLMTTVLMGYFLSMKKVNRAVIAIFLIAYFVIELTFLVGNGVKIAHGGWLTLMLATALFVTMYCWYTARKIKNRYVNFININKYYPIISELSEDKSVPPYASHLVYLTSANFKSEIEAKIIYSIINKKPKRADVYWLVHVDVMDHPHTKEYSIDQLIPGKLIRIDFKLGFREEQRISLLFRKVVEEMVKKGEIDITSQYDTLRKHNIPGDFKFVVLEKVLSKTNQMTWIEKVIMDIYGYLKKMSLSEEKGFGLDSSFVTIERVPLNFPQTSEVHLIRKD, encoded by the coding sequence ATGGCAGACAATAGTCATCACAGCAGTATCAATAAGGTGAGTTTCGCCGGATTATTGATCAGTTTAGGAATTGTTTTTGGAGATATAGGAACCTCCCCATTATACGTTTTCAAAGCAATCATGGGACAAGGAGCCATCCAAAAAGACCTGGTCTTGGGAGGACTATCCTGCGTTTTTTGGACACTGACACTCCAAACAACCGTTAAATACGTTTGGATTACATTACGGGCAGACAATAAAGGTGAGGGTGGAATCTTATCCCTTTATTCTTTGGTACGTAGGCGGGCGCCTTGGTTAATCTTTCCTGCGATGATAGGTGCAGCCACCCTTTTGGCTGATGGAATGATCACACCTGCCATCACCATATCTTCGGCTATTGAAGGTCTAGACATCAAATTCCCAGGATTACCTACAGTTCCTATCGTTGTTACAATCATATCTTTGTTATTTATTATTCAGCGATTTGGAACATCCGTTGTTGGAAAGGTTTTTGGACCGTTAATGACCATCTGGTTTTCAATCATTGGCGTGCTTGGTTTATCCCATCTCCACCTTGCACCGGAGGTGATGAAAGCAATCAATCCCTATTACGCCTTTCATATTCTGATTACTTACCCGCATTCGCTATTATTGATTGGAGCCGTGTTTTTATGCACTACCGGAGCCGAGGCCTTATATTCCGATATGGGGCACTGTGGTAAAAACAATATTCGTATTAGCTGGATTTATGTAAAGATCACACTGATATTAAATTATTTCGGACAAGGTGCCTGGTTATTGACCCAGGAGGGACGTGTCCTAGGGGGAGCAAACCCCTTCTACTCGATCATGCCCGATTGGTTTATCGGCTACGGTATCGCTATAGCGACAATTGCTGCTGTCATAGCGAGTCAAGCCATGATATCCGGATCTTATACCTTAATTTCGGAAGCAGTACGATTGAATATATGGCCTAAAGTTGCTATTCGCTATCCAAGCGAACATAAAGGACAGCTGTATGTTCCTTCCATCAATTTAATTTTATGGATAGGCTGTATGATTGTCATCTGGGTTTTCGAAGAATCAAGCCGAATGGATGCAGCCTATGGTCTCGCTATCAATCTAACCGTTTTGATGACGACAGTTTTAATGGGTTATTTTCTGTCAATGAAAAAAGTCAATCGTGCAGTGATTGCTATATTCTTGATCGCCTACTTTGTCATCGAGTTAACTTTCTTAGTAGGAAATGGTGTAAAAATTGCCCATGGTGGCTGGTTAACCCTGATGCTTGCCACAGCATTATTCGTAACGATGTACTGTTGGTATACAGCGCGGAAAATTAAAAATCGCTATGTCAACTTTATCAATATCAACAAATATTACCCCATCATCTCAGAATTAAGCGAAGACAAATCTGTGCCACCATATGCATCGCATTTAGTGTACCTAACAAGCGCAAATTTTAAATCAGAGATAGAAGCAAAAATTATTTATTCCATTATAAATAAAAAACCAAAGCGGGCTGACGTATATTGGCTGGTACATGTTGATGTGATGGATCATCCACACACCAAAGAATATTCAATCGATCAACTTATTCCTGGCAAGTTAATACGAATCGATTTCAAACTTGGGTTTAGAGAAGAACAACGCATCAGTTTATTGTTTAGAAAAGTTGTGGAAGAAATGGTGAAAAAGGGTGAAATCGACATTACCAGCCAGTACGATACCTTACGGAAACATAATATACCAGGCGATTTCAAATTTGTTGTCTTAGAAAAGGTACTTTCCAAAACCAATCAGATGACCTGGATTGAAAAGGTTATTATGGACATCTATGGTTACCTCAAAAAAATGAGTTTATCCGAAGAAAAAGGTTTCGGTTTGGATTCCAGTTTTGTTACCATAGAGCGCGTACCGCTCAACTTTCCACAAACTTCAGAAGTCCATCTTATACGCAAAGATTAA
- the tyrS gene encoding tyrosine--tRNA ligase — MSFVEELRWRGMLQDIMPGTEDLLNKEKVAGYIGFDPTGDSLHVGHLTQIMTLIHFQNAGHKPVALVGGATGMIGDPSFKSAERNLLDEATLQHNVACLKKQLGKFLEFGEGENDAQMVNNYDWFKDFKFLDFIRDIGKMITVNYMMAKDSVKKRLEGDNGLSFTEFTYQLIQGYDFYYLWKHHNCKIQMGGSDQWGNIVTGSEMIRRQDQGTAYAITTQLIKKADGQKFGKTESGAVWLDPKKTSPYKYYQFWLNTSDDDAKNWIKIFTLKPQSEIEAIIANHDAAPHLRVVQKALAKDITIRTHSEEAYETAIKTSEFLFGNGSLEFLDNLDHEAVLDVFEGIPQFQIARTDLAAGINILDLLAVQTQVFPSKGEARKMLQGGGVSINREKATDIDASITINHLLNNKYIVAQRGKKNYYLIIAD, encoded by the coding sequence ATGAGCTTTGTAGAAGAATTACGTTGGAGAGGCATGTTACAAGACATTATGCCGGGAACTGAAGACTTACTAAATAAGGAAAAAGTCGCTGGTTATATCGGTTTTGACCCCACAGGAGACTCTCTACACGTAGGACACTTAACTCAAATCATGACCTTGATCCATTTCCAAAATGCGGGCCATAAGCCGGTTGCTTTGGTTGGAGGAGCAACGGGGATGATTGGAGACCCTTCTTTCAAATCTGCAGAGCGTAACTTGTTGGACGAAGCTACCCTACAGCATAATGTAGCTTGTCTGAAAAAACAGTTAGGCAAATTTCTCGAATTTGGAGAAGGTGAAAATGATGCCCAAATGGTTAATAATTACGATTGGTTTAAAGATTTTAAATTTTTGGACTTTATCCGTGATATTGGTAAAATGATTACCGTTAACTATATGATGGCAAAAGATTCTGTAAAAAAACGTTTAGAAGGCGATAATGGTCTTTCATTTACAGAGTTTACCTATCAATTGATTCAAGGATATGACTTCTATTACCTTTGGAAGCACCACAACTGCAAAATTCAGATGGGTGGGTCTGATCAATGGGGTAATATCGTAACAGGAAGTGAAATGATTCGTCGTCAGGATCAAGGAACAGCCTATGCCATCACCACACAATTGATCAAAAAAGCGGATGGCCAAAAATTTGGAAAGACAGAATCTGGGGCAGTATGGCTAGATCCAAAGAAAACTTCTCCGTATAAATATTACCAATTTTGGTTGAATACGTCCGATGATGATGCTAAAAACTGGATCAAAATCTTTACGCTAAAACCTCAGAGTGAAATAGAGGCTATTATTGCAAACCATGATGCCGCACCTCATCTACGTGTAGTTCAAAAAGCATTGGCAAAAGATATCACCATTCGCACTCACTCGGAAGAAGCTTATGAAACAGCGATCAAAACTTCTGAGTTTCTTTTTGGAAATGGTTCCTTAGAATTCTTGGACAACTTAGATCATGAGGCTGTTCTAGATGTATTTGAAGGTATTCCGCAATTCCAGATCGCTCGTACAGATCTCGCTGCAGGAATCAATATTCTTGATTTACTGGCTGTTCAGACTCAAGTATTCCCTTCAAAAGGCGAAGCCCGAAAAATGCTACAAGGCGGGGGAGTTTCTATCAATAGAGAAAAGGCTACGGATATTGACGCCTCCATTACAATCAATCACCTGCTAAACAATAAATATATTGTTGCACAACGCGGTAAAAAGAATTATTACCTGATTATCGCAGATTAG